From the genome of Chloroflexota bacterium:
CCGAGCTTCGGCTACCCCGGTGTTGCGCGCTCCCCCTGGGCCGGTATTTTGTTGACGAACAACCTGCACCCCAAAATTTGCGGCAATATCAGCAGTACGATCTTGTGAACCGTCGTCTACAACAATCACTTCATATTCAAAATATAGTTCACGTTGCGATATCACAGCCTGCAAACATTCGCCAATCGTTTTTTCGGCGTCTTTAGCCGGGATGATAACGCTAACCAGTTTCGGGGGCATTTGATTTCCATATCATTTGTGTCAATCTGCGCATTTCATCCGATGCCAGTAACAAGCCCCCACTCACGAGGATCGGCGTCAAGGTAACAACCGCGTGAAGCAAAATGGCAAAAACCAACGCAAGTTCTGAATCAACCCCAAACGTACTCACACTAAGTTGGGCAAAAAAATAAAAAGGGCCAATGCTACCCGTAGGTAAAGCTAACAACATGCGCACATAACCCAGCACAAGTACCAGCAAACCAGCACTCACGGGCAGTTCCATTCCAAGGCCGCGGAAGAGAACAGCATTATTAAGCCACATCGTAAACCATACCAATAACGTCAGGCCGAGTATAGGTAACAAATGTGCCTTATCTCGCAACCAAAGGCTGCTCTCTATAAAATTATTGATCAGGCTGATGCCCCGTTGAACCCATGACTGCGAGAAGCGACGAAAATCGGGTTCGATTTTCTGCCAGACACCCGGCCCAAATACGACAACAACCATCAAGCCCACTAAAGCTGCGCTGCTTATCGGCAATAACCATTCGCGCAACCAGAGCGTTCCCTCTGGGGGCAAATAAACTGCCACTGTAAGAGAAATCACCACCAGGGTCAGCAAATCTAGAAATTTTTCCAAGGCAATTGTCGCGGCGACCTGAGCAGCAGTCGCCGGTTGATAGGCACTGAGCATTCCAAGGCGCACAATATCCCCGCCACGAGCTGGAGCAAGCAAGTTTACCACTAGCCCAACAAAATAAGCCTCACTTACATGGCGCAAAGACACTTCTACACCATAATTTCGCAACATTATCAACCAACGATAGGCTTTTATAAACAGGCTCACGGCCATTGAAACTAAAGCCAACAGCAGCCAAATCATATTGACTGCTTTCAGCACATCAAGCAGTTGCTGCCACTGGATACCCCACAACGACAAAACAAAGAGTACCAAACCAGCGGCTAATTTCAACAGCAAACTCAAAGAAAAGCGCTTTTGTTTTTCTGGCATTGTTGATAATTAAAAGCCTGTTCCGGATCACCTATGGAATAGTGATTGCATAATTCCCCTCAGCTTTATTTTCTTCCCGATTAACTTCCTTCAGGGAAAATGACCTTGGCCCAAACTTCCCAGGTGCAGTCACCTTTGGCTTCAATGCTCATCACATATTCACCAGGCACATACTCAAAAGGAACAACCCAGGGCGGATCATCGACTGCCTCAGACGGACCTAGAATTCCTTCGTGGATCAAAGTGCCCAGCGGAGCTTCAGCCAAAGTTTCATTGGTGTTGATAGTTTTCAAAACAAATTCATCACAATCTTGCCGCCAATATACTCGCAGTCCCCCGG
Proteins encoded in this window:
- a CDS encoding glycosyltransferase, whose protein sequence is MPPKLVSVIIPAKDAEKTIGECLQAVISQRELYFEYEVIVVDDGSQDRTADIAANFGVQVVRQQNTGPGGARNTGVAEAR
- a CDS encoding flippase-like domain-containing protein gives rise to the protein MPEKQKRFSLSLLLKLAAGLVLFVLSLWGIQWQQLLDVLKAVNMIWLLLALVSMAVSLFIKAYRWLIMLRNYGVEVSLRHVSEAYFVGLVVNLLAPARGGDIVRLGMLSAYQPATAAQVAATIALEKFLDLLTLVVISLTVAVYLPPEGTLWLREWLLPISSAALVGLMVVVVFGPGVWQKIEPDFRRFSQSWVQRGISLINNFIESSLWLRDKAHLLPILGLTLLVWFTMWLNNAVLFRGLGMELPVSAGLLVLVLGYVRMLLALPTGSIGPFYFFAQLSVSTFGVDSELALVFAILLHAVVTLTPILVSGGLLLASDEMRRLTQMIWKSNAPETG